The following proteins are co-located in the bacterium genome:
- a CDS encoding phosphotransferase yields MIIPHAPEALTLKIDHYWNGVPCPDRRLHGAVTLSSTPEGLAITAVLPHQVSPNIPAQPPGTRVANLWQYDVVECFIVGSRKYLEVELGAGGHFLVLDFCKRAPRIRDHEYEHFRPTLEWLPSAPEDSGRWRSSIVIPWQMVPQRTNALNAFIIVRDQFLAYHPTEGSTPDFHQPRAFPQVSLRGARRRHHPRPRSILGRFPIPAPTGVQRFGTGLINHTYRVGSGEREFVLQRLHEIVSTEALEDMRIVTEHLAECGMRVPNLMRTIDGQTAVRDDSGGRWRLYPLIPGRIFDAIESTDTAMEAGRIVGEMHRHLRDLSLEPEGSIEHFHDTAYVLDKLRAIAAKLPRPLRHIAEDVLATVPGIILTADAAPERKQIIHGDLKISNILFDEAGRAFGIIDFDTIMRHFRAIDLGDSMRSWCNRTAEDDPQAIFDVGIFHAAMTGYGQGWGTPVREDEKRMFLRATIQITYELASRFLIDVVCDNYFGYSKPHKSRRAANIARAIGQYHLAKSIPRT; encoded by the coding sequence GTGATCATTCCACACGCGCCCGAGGCATTGACGCTAAAAATCGACCACTATTGGAACGGGGTGCCGTGCCCCGACAGGCGGCTCCACGGGGCAGTGACGTTGTCCTCAACTCCGGAGGGGCTGGCCATAACCGCAGTACTGCCGCACCAGGTCTCACCCAACATCCCGGCGCAACCGCCCGGCACGCGTGTCGCGAATCTGTGGCAGTACGACGTTGTGGAGTGCTTCATCGTCGGTTCGAGGAAATATCTTGAAGTCGAACTTGGCGCGGGCGGGCACTTTCTTGTCCTCGACTTCTGCAAGCGCGCCCCGCGCATCCGCGATCATGAATACGAGCACTTTCGCCCGACCCTCGAGTGGCTCCCCTCTGCGCCTGAGGATTCAGGACGCTGGCGATCCTCTATCGTCATTCCCTGGCAAATGGTGCCGCAGCGCACAAATGCCCTCAACGCTTTCATCATCGTCCGCGACCAATTTCTCGCCTACCATCCAACGGAAGGCTCCACACCCGACTTCCATCAGCCAAGGGCCTTCCCCCAAGTGAGCCTCCGGGGAGCACGACGCCGTCACCATCCCCGACCCAGGAGTATCCTCGGCCGCTTTCCCATCCCGGCTCCCACGGGCGTTCAACGCTTCGGCACCGGGCTGATCAATCACACCTATCGGGTTGGGTCGGGAGAGAGGGAATTCGTCCTCCAAAGGCTGCATGAAATCGTATCCACCGAGGCACTTGAGGACATGCGCATCGTCACAGAGCATCTCGCCGAATGCGGAATGCGCGTACCCAATCTCATGAGAACTATCGACGGACAGACGGCGGTGCGAGACGATTCTGGCGGACGATGGCGGCTGTATCCCCTCATCCCTGGCCGTATCTTCGATGCGATCGAATCAACCGACACGGCGATGGAAGCGGGTCGTATCGTGGGGGAGATGCATCGCCACCTGCGCGATCTCTCGCTCGAGCCAGAGGGGAGCATTGAGCATTTTCACGACACGGCGTACGTTCTGGACAAGCTCCGCGCCATAGCGGCCAAGCTGCCTCGGCCGCTGCGGCACATTGCCGAGGACGTGCTGGCCACCGTGCCCGGCATCATCCTGACAGCAGACGCTGCGCCGGAGAGAAAGCAGATCATTCACGGTGATTTGAAGATCTCAAATATTCTATTTGACGAAGCGGGGCGGGCGTTCGGCATCATTGACTTCGACACCATTATGAGGCACTTTCGGGCAATCGACCTCGGTGATAGCATGCGTTCGTGGTGCAACCGGACCGCGGAGGATGATCCGCAGGCAATTTTTGATGTCGGCATATTTCATGCAGCGATGACCGGCTACGGGCAGGGTTGGGGCACGCCAGTGCGGGAGGATGAGAAGCGCATGTTCCTGCGTGCCACAATCCAAATCACATATGAACTCGCAAGTCGTTTCCTCATCGATGTGGTATGCGACAATTACTTCGGCTACAGCAAGCCACACAAGTCGCGTCGCGCAGCGAACATCGCCAGAGCGATCGGCCAATACCATCTGGCCAAATCGATCCCGCGCACCTAA